The Argiope bruennichi chromosome 9, qqArgBrue1.1, whole genome shotgun sequence genome contains a region encoding:
- the LOC129985034 gene encoding neurofilament heavy polypeptide-like, with protein MAGSKNMNYKICLETFMKIYFPSEKVDNSGKELLSNLLNDANSMLISQIEKDFSSVSKVNGQTFQHCARKAIDAIFPQELKAHALSEAYKQLVLLESGCILYKEADLETDDNAEVPRRSTRKDRESKIDEGPVRLFKSGITKMCPRVIPNVKVDSKAMGSLAYFIHSFNKIVAERASEKFGKKEELQPADLRQVLNEYLKDNVQKSAISEGNKSLALYESGLLEFKPRPVKVKKLSPKPKRESPKRLPKKRRSKSPQKVKLRIKKPIKSPIKSKRPSKVRKVSPKPKRKSPKRLPEAKKRKASSSPKRPSAPKKRRSKTPPKEKLRTRKPFKKVTEIKKPAKSPIKPKRPAKVKKLTAKRKHKSPKRLSDVKKRKASTSPKPSPKKRKVTRTPKRPSTPKKQISKTPARKKQRTKKPSKKVAKIKRPVKVPIKLKKLAKIKKLIHKRKRSVPKRPPAHKKRKVSKRPKRPSTPKKRRSTSPPKEKPRTKKPSKKILKSQSFAAAMSSCVLKAFSDIDISLAKDTASKFNQILEETCDALIKHSISHAAKSNELSTQDIEAALLKLFPPELAAHALSVATNAVSLYFEEMKRNRP; from the coding sequence ATGGCTGGaagcaaaaatatgaattataaaatctgTTTGGAGacctttatgaaaatttattttccttctgaGAAAGTGGACAACAGTGGCAAAGAGCTTCTTTCAAACCTATTAAACGATGCCAATTCAATGTTGATTTCTCAAATCGAAAAGGATTTCAGTTCAGTTTCTAAAGTCAACGGGCAGACATTTCAACACTGCGCTCGAAAAGCAATCGATGCGATTTTCCCACAAGAGTTGAAAGCGCATGCATTATCAGAAGCTTATAAGCAGCTAGTCTTGTTGGAGAGTGGTTGCATACTATATAAAGAAGCTGATTTAGAAACTGATGATAATGCGGAAGTTCCGAGAAGAAGCACTCGAAAAGACAGAGAGTCCAAAATAGATGAAGGTCCAGTACGTCTGTTCAAGTCAGGCATTACGAAAATGTGTCCGAGAGTTATTCCAAATGTTAAAGTTGACAGCAAAGCAATGGGATCTTTGGCATATTTTATTCACTCTTTTAACAAGATAGTGGCCGAGAGGGCATctgaaaaatttggtaaaaaagaGGAACTACAACCTGCGGATTTAAGACAAGTATTAAATGagtatttaaaagataatgttcAGAAATCTGCTATTAGCGAGGGTAATAAATCTTTGGCTTTGTACGAAAGTGGTTTACTTGAATTTAAGCCAAGACCGGTCAAAGTTAAAAAGCTGAGCCCTAAACCAAAGCGAGAAAGTCCCAAGCGTTTACCTAAGAAACGAAGATCCAAATCTCCACAAAAAGTAAAACTAAGAATAAAGAAACCTATTAAGTCACCAATTAAATCGAAAAGGCCATCCAAGGTTAGAAAAGTGAGCCCCAAACCAAAAAGAAAAAGTCCCAAGCGATTACCAGAAGCAAAGAAACGGAAAGCCAGTAGCAGTCCAAAGCGACCCTCAGCACCTAAGAAACGGAGATCTAAAACACCACCAAAAGAAAAACTAAGAACCAGGAAACCATTTAAGAAAGTTACTGAAATTAAGAAACCTGCAAAATCTCCAATTAAACCGAAAAGGCCCgccaaagtaaaaaaattaaccgCTAAGCGAAAACACAAAAGTCCGAAGCGATTATCAGACGTTAAGAAACGTAAAGCCAGTACAAGTCCAAAGCCCTCACCTAAGAAACGGAAAGTCACCAGAACTCCAAAGCGACCGTCAACACCTAAGAAACAAATATCCAAAACTCCGgcaagaaaaaaacaaagaaccaAAAAACCATctaaaaaagttgcaaaaattaaGAGACCTGTAAAAGTGCCAATTAAACTGAAAAAACTGgccaagattaaaaaattaatccataAGCGAAAACGCTCAGTTCCAAAGCGTCCACCAGCACATAAGAAACGAAAAGTAAGCAAAAGACCAAAGCGTCCATCAACACCTAAAAAACGAAGATCCACATCACCACCAAAAGAAAAACCTAGAACCAAGAAACcttctaagaaaattttaaaatctcagaGTTTTGCAGCGGCTATGTCGTCATGTGTTCTGAAAGCCTTTTCTGACATAGATATATCCTTAGCAAAGGACACTGCAAGCAAATTTAATCAAATCCTTGAAGAAACATGCGATGCGTTAATCAAACACAGTATTTCCCATGCTGCAAAATCCAATGAGTTAAGCACCCAAGACATCGAAGCAGCTCTATTAAAACTCTTTCCCCCAGAATTGGCCGCACATGCCCTATCTGTTGCGACTAACGCTGTATCTTTATActttgaagaaatgaaaagaaatcgaCCTTAA